A section of the Mesobacillus jeotgali genome encodes:
- a CDS encoding HIT family protein codes for MVIDTWEDFYCDEVLSGKTPVNTVQESEHSLAFYHTRPYYEIHIIVIPKKHIHSFLTLTDDEKEIMDDVLQILRDVAGRLEKEHGACTISTNIGNYQSNKHMHWHVHYGARIRDEKGRLFNGKRQK; via the coding sequence ATGGTTATTGATACATGGGAAGATTTTTATTGTGATGAAGTTCTTTCTGGTAAAACCCCCGTTAATACTGTTCAGGAATCAGAACATAGTCTGGCTTTTTACCATACCCGTCCATATTATGAAATACATATAATTGTCATTCCGAAAAAACATATACATTCTTTCTTGACTTTAACTGATGATGAAAAGGAAATTATGGATGATGTACTTCAGATTTTAAGGGATGTGGCTGGCAGACTAGAAAAAGAACATGGTGCCTGTACTATTTCTACTAATATAGGAAACTACCAAAGCAATAAACATATGCATTGGCATGTTCACTATGGAGCGAGAATTCGTGACGAAAAAGGGCGGCTGTTTAATGGTAAGAGGCAAAAATAA
- a CDS encoding OsmC family protein — protein sequence MVGTLSGALEARKIPTSPDKVQAQVQGTIEAPEGVLKITKISCHYELKIPAGKKDAAERALNVFERGCPVAQTLKDCIHFTHTWEIEEY from the coding sequence CTGGTCGGTACCCTATCTGGCGCGCTGGAGGCGCGTAAAATACCGACTTCTCCCGATAAAGTACAGGCACAGGTGCAGGGCACAATTGAAGCACCTGAAGGAGTATTAAAAATAACGAAAATCAGCTGTCATTATGAGCTAAAGATACCAGCCGGGAAAAAGGATGCTGCAGAAAGGGCATTGAATGTTTTTGAGAGAGGATGTCCGGTTGCACAAACACTAAAAGATTGCATTCATTTCACACATACATGGGAAATTGAAGAGTACTAA
- a CDS encoding class I SAM-dependent methyltransferase — MHGRNAAELWGLDLSSSQIESAKQLLRDTKVKLFQSPMESNPGIPPSYFDIIYSIFALGWTTNLEKTHTNIHYY; from the coding sequence ATGCATGGAAGAAATGCCGCAGAGCTATGGGGCCTTGATCTTTCCAGCTCACAGATTGAGTCAGCGAAGCAATTACTGCGAGATACAAAGGTTAAATTGTTTCAATCCCCAATGGAGTCTAACCCAGGAATTCCACCATCCTATTTTGATATTATCTATTCTATTTTTGCTCTTGGATGGACAACCAATCTAGAAAAGACACATACGAACATTCATTATTATTGA
- a CDS encoding NUDIX domain-containing protein, giving the protein MVRGKNNGFELIGINNVSEPELEDIHPLAGSFAIIEIEGSYLLGYNSLRNQWELPAGKREEDETPLECAKRELSEETGQIVEDLQLIGLARVKNLRSQYEKFNPLYFATIHSLMPFKRNEETTKIMLWNFSGNITIDQVDLAILQFIVKIRREHKAKDKI; this is encoded by the coding sequence ATGGTAAGAGGCAAAAATAATGGTTTTGAATTGATTGGAATCAATAACGTTAGCGAACCGGAATTGGAAGACATTCACCCGCTTGCCGGCTCTTTTGCGATCATTGAAATAGAAGGAAGTTATCTTCTGGGGTACAATAGTTTAAGGAATCAATGGGAACTGCCGGCAGGAAAAAGGGAAGAAGATGAAACACCATTGGAGTGTGCAAAAAGAGAGCTATCCGAAGAAACAGGTCAGATTGTTGAAGATCTTCAGCTAATCGGGTTAGCCAGGGTTAAAAATCTTAGGTCTCAGTATGAAAAGTTCAATCCCTTGTATTTTGCCACGATACATTCTCTAATGCCTTTTAAACGAAATGAGGAAACGACTAAAATAATGTTATGGAATTTTAGTGGCAACATAACCATCGACCAGGTGGATCTGGCGATTTTGCAATTTATTGTCAAGATTAGGCGGGAGCATAAAGCCAAGGACAAAATATAA
- a CDS encoding NUDIX hydrolase: MGYIAELRKLVGHRPLILPGAVVMVFNEKDELLLQLRSDGGWGLPGGLMELGESLEETARREVQEETGLIVGSLQLEGVFSGSEYYLKVANGDELYSVTTVYSTREYEGILKIDDCESIDLKFFRLDNLPKELQLGYLKYIQAYINQKKHLVQY, from the coding sequence TTGGGATATATCGCAGAACTAAGAAAATTGGTTGGTCATCGGCCCCTAATATTACCCGGGGCAGTAGTGATGGTTTTCAACGAAAAAGATGAATTGCTGCTTCAGCTTAGGAGTGATGGAGGCTGGGGCCTCCCGGGAGGTTTGATGGAATTGGGAGAAAGCCTTGAGGAAACAGCTAGGAGAGAAGTTCAAGAAGAAACGGGGCTCATTGTAGGCTCTCTCCAGCTTGAAGGGGTATTCTCTGGTAGTGAATACTATTTAAAAGTGGCGAACGGGGATGAACTTTACTCCGTTACAACTGTTTATTCAACAAGAGAGTATGAAGGAATACTGAAAATTGATGACTGTGAATCTATTGATCTGAAATTTTTCAGGTTGGACAATTTGCCGAAAGAGTTGCAGCTGGGTTATTTAAAGTATATCCAGGCTTATATAAATCAAAAAAAACACTTAGTCCAATACTAA
- a CDS encoding RNA polymerase sigma factor gives MCKINDNLKEQQVMEWYELYYKDIYRFIFFMLGDRQYCEDLVHDTFLRAYTSFVNFEERANIKTWLFSIAKHLVVDEIRRRKRRRIFSLFSEGHDIASSINIEQYIEHRDTVERSLKAIQQLKPDYRLVITLKKIEGCSTKEIAEILGWSESKIRKTLSRGLAALRRKDIAEGGGHYEQTF, from the coding sequence GTGTGTAAAATAAACGATAACCTAAAAGAACAACAGGTGATGGAATGGTATGAATTGTACTATAAAGATATTTATCGTTTTATCTTTTTTATGCTGGGTGACCGGCAATACTGTGAAGATTTGGTTCATGATACGTTCCTTAGAGCCTATACATCCTTTGTGAATTTTGAAGAAAGAGCGAACATTAAAACCTGGCTTTTCAGCATCGCTAAGCATCTGGTTGTGGATGAAATCCGCAGGAGAAAAAGAAGGAGAATATTCTCTCTCTTTTCGGAAGGACATGACATCGCCTCATCGATAAACATCGAACAATATATTGAACACCGGGATACGGTGGAAAGAAGCCTGAAAGCAATCCAGCAGCTTAAACCTGACTACCGACTGGTGATTACACTGAAAAAAATCGAAGGATGTTCCACTAAAGAAATTGCCGAAATCCTTGGGTGGTCCGAATCGAAAATAAGGAAAACACTATCCAGGGGATTGGCAGCACTAAGGAGAAAGGATATAGCAGAAGGAGGGGGACATTATGAGCAAACTTTCTGA
- a CDS encoding class I SAM-dependent methyltransferase, translated as MKETIYSYDDLLVMLDHFLSDESKFNWDVFYSDRERGIPFFENYPDENLAEYLKTKIIKAGKVLELGCGPGRNAIYLAENGFLVDAVDQSEVGLSWGKERAFEQKVSVNFIRQNIFDLHIEEGSYDLVYDSGCFHHIPPHRRMDYIELVKRALKPGGHFALTCFVVGGKLGGAGISDWEVYRGRSMRGGLGFTQEKLREIFRDFESVEIRKMRDKTSDQRLFGTSELLAGLFKK; from the coding sequence ATGAAAGAAACCATTTATAGCTATGATGATCTATTGGTGATGCTTGACCATTTTTTAAGTGATGAAAGTAAGTTCAATTGGGACGTTTTTTATTCTGACAGGGAGAGAGGGATTCCTTTTTTTGAAAATTATCCTGACGAGAACTTAGCAGAATATTTGAAGACAAAGATTATTAAGGCAGGCAAAGTATTAGAATTGGGCTGCGGTCCAGGGAGAAATGCTATCTACTTAGCAGAGAATGGTTTTTTAGTGGATGCTGTGGATCAATCTGAAGTTGGTTTAAGCTGGGGAAAGGAAAGAGCATTTGAACAGAAAGTGAGTGTGAACTTTATACGGCAAAATATCTTTGATTTGCATATAGAGGAGGGTTCATACGACCTTGTCTACGATTCGGGATGCTTTCATCATATTCCTCCGCACAGGAGAATGGATTATATTGAACTAGTAAAGCGTGCTTTAAAGCCGGGAGGCCATTTTGCCCTTACTTGCTTTGTTGTGGGAGGTAAACTTGGCGGGGCCGGCATATCTGATTGGGAAGTCTACAGAGGCAGGAGCATGAGGGGAGGATTGGGTTTCACGCAAGAAAAACTGCGTGAAATCTTTCGTGACTTTGAATCTGTGGAAATCAGGAAAATGAGAGACAAGACTTCTGACCAGCGATTATTTGGAACCAGTGAATTATTGGCAGGATTATTTAAAAAATAA